In the genome of Blastopirellula retiformator, the window CGCGGAGTTTTTCCGTTCAGAAGTGCTTACTTGGTGAGGTCGACCGGGGTTTCATCCAGGCAGATTGATTTTTTGAGCTTGGGGCCGATCGACAGGCTTACCGCAGTTCGGCGGGCGAACCCGCATCTTGGCGCTATTATGCCGGAAAAGACGCAAAAAAGCCGGCACGGAGCCGGCTTTCTGCTTATCTACTGGTGTGCTCGAGCGGCCGCCTAGCGACGATCGAACATCTTTTTCAGCGTTTCCTGAGCCGCGTCACGACTGTTTTGGGCTTCGTCCTTGTCCATATGCGGCAGTTTGCCGTATTCCTTCTTCTTCTTGCCCGCGAAGAGCCCCATGAAGCCCGACTTGGTGTTGGCGCCCGCCTCGTCGGCCGAGGTCGGTTGCTCTTCGTCTTCGACAAAGTCGTCGACCGAGACCGTTTCGCCAATGCGGAACTGACGTCCTTCCGGATTCGCCAGACGATCCATCCGGTCTTCCTCGTCCGCTTCGGCCAGCCAGCCGGCGACGTCGGAGTCGTTGAGGCCAGCTTCGGCGACCCGCGTGGCCGCTTCTTTCACGCTGTTCACACGGGGCCGTTTGGCGGCTCCGAGCGAATGATCGATCAGCACGAGGAATTCGAGCGGACCAACGCGAAGTTCGTCCCCCATCTTCAATTCGATCGTGCCGCTGATTTGTTCGTTGTTGACGAAGGTGCCATTCTTGCTGCCGAAATCTTCGATCACTAGCTTCGAGTCGGCGACGCGCAGCTCGCAATGTCGGCGACTAATCATGTCGCTTTTCGGTTTCAGATGACATCCATCGCCGCGTCCGATGACAAAGCTGTCGACAGGAATCTTGAATTCCTTACCGGCGCTCGGTCCTCGAACGACCCTTAACATTACCTGCATCGACAATCCTTCCTTCGCATTTAGTCCCGCCCCCGGAGATTCTCTGAACGAAATAATTACGGTTAGCAATATTTGGGAACAAAACCGCGAATAGGATTTAGGAGATGTCTCGACTGCTATCACTCGGATTACAGTCGAACATCAAAGGGAAAAGGTGTCTGTCGCTAGCCCGGATGATAAGTAGGAATAGGCGAGCGATTAGCTACTTAGGTTACTGCTGGCGCCGGCTAGAAAAAATGACCATTCTGAGGGGCTCCGTTCCAATTTGGGAAACTTCACAATCCCCAGATTCGTCTTCTTTCTTCTTGCATATCGGCAATATCGAGGTAGCCGCTTCAGGATCATAATACTCCACCGTAAAGTCCGGGTCAAAGGATATGTTTCTTCCGGCCTGGGCGGGCGGCTACTTCTTCTCGGTCCAATCAGGGGAGGCGAAACGCGACTTTTCCGTTTCCGTCGCCAAATCGATTTCCCCCCCGGTTAGCGCACCAATTTCAAAATTCACCTGCAAAATTTGGCTAAGATTCGGCAGCCAAACATTTTGCAGCTCATCAGCGGCGATTCTCACGCCTGCCAGCTCGACGATTCCCGGCAATTGAGGGGCTGCAGTCGACCGCCCCAGCAGGATGCTGCCATGCTGGAGCACCGCTCCCCGGCCGCGACGCTGGGCGCTGCCGCAAACCTTATATCCATCGACAATTACGTCGACGCTGCTCCGTCTCTCGAAGCAGAGGAACGGATCGCCTTCGGGATGCTTCTGTGGCTTTCCGCAAATCGCCGCCGTCACGCCCAGCTCAGCCAGCGTGACAATCAGGGACTGGTGGAACAGGTCAAACAGGCTGGTCACCGACGTGCTGCGGGGATCGGCCGTCGGCACGCAGTAGCTGTAGGTCAGCTCGACGTCATGCAGAATCGCCCCGCCGCCGGAAGCGCGCCGTACGCAGGCGGCGTCGCGACTTTCTGCGTGGGACCAGCGGTCGGCGTACTTCTGGAAGTAGCCGAGCGAGAGGGTTGGCTCGCTCCATTGGTAGAAGCGGAGCGTCGGCCTCTGGCTGTCGGCGGTCGACTCCAGCAAGGATTCGTCGACCGCCATATTCCAGCTTCCGCGGTGGGAAGCGTTTTCTATCAGGCGAACCGCCATCGCACTCGCCTAGTTGCAAACGGCCCGCAGGCAGGGCTGACGCGCCGCCGCCACTTCATTCGGACGGCTGATCGGCGTCGTGTGGGGCGCTTCGTGCAGCAGATCGGCCGACTCTTCGGTGATGCGGAAGAGGGTTTCGACGAAGGCGTCGAGCATCTCTTTGCTTTCCGTTTCGGTCGGTTCGATCATCATCGCTTCGGGCACCGTCAGCGGGAAGTAAACGGTCGGAGCGTGATAGCCGTAGTCAAGCAACCGCTTGGCGACGTCCATCGCGGTGACGCCTTTCTCCTGCTTCAGCTTGGCCGCCGAAGCGACAAACTCGTGCATGCAGCGAGTCCCGTGCGGAACCGGCATGAAGTGCTTCACCTTGCTCAACAGGTAGTTGGCGTTCAGCACGGCGTTTTCCGACACCGCCTTCAGACCATCGGGCCCGTACGACAAGATGTAGCAGTAAGCCCGGACGAGCACGCCGACATTGCCGAAGAAGGTGCGAACGCGACCGATCGAGTTGGGGCGATCGTAGTCGAGACGATACTTGTCGCCTGCTTTGACTACGATTGGCGACGGCAGGAATGGGCCCAGCTTTTCGGCGACGCAGATCGGACCAGCGCCAGGACCACCGCCGCCGTGAGGGCCGCTGAAGGTCTTGTGCGGGTTGTAGTGCATCATGTCGGCGCCGATGTCGCCGGGACGCGAAATCCCCAGGACCGCGTTCATGTTGGCGCCGTCCAGATAGATCAAACCGCCGGCGGCGTGGACCGCGTCGGCGATCTCGGCCATCTGCGTTTCAAACAAGCCGAGCGTGCTTGGGTTGGTGATCATGAAGACGGCGACCTGGTCGTTCAGCTTGCTGCGGAGGTCATCCATATCGACCGCGCCGTCGACCGTTCTGACGGTGACCGCGGTGAAGCCCGCCATCTGGGCGCTGGCCGGGTTGGTGCCGTGCGAGCTGTCGGGCGAAAGGACCAGCTTGCGGCTCTCTTGTCCGATCGAACGGAAGTAGGCGGCGGCCGCCATCAGCGCGGTCCATTCGCCATGGGCGCCAGCGGCAGGTTGCAGCGACACGGCCGGCAGACCCGAGATCTCCGTCAGGAAGTCCTGCAGCTCAAACAGCAACTGCAACATTCCTTGCAGCGAATCTTCGGGCTGATACGGGTGCAAGTCGACGATGCCCGGCAGCGAAGCGAGACGCTCGTTCCGCTTCGGGTTGTACTTCATCGTGCACGAACCGAGCGGGTAGTAATGCGTATCGACCGACATGTTGAGGGTCGACAGGTTGGTGTAGTGCCGCACCACTTCGGGCTCGGCCAGTTCCGGCAATGCCGGCGGATTATCGGCCAGCGCGTCGGCGGGCAGCAGCTCGCTGAGCGGGGTTTCGGGGACGTCGCACTTCGGCAGAACCACGGCGCGACGACCCGGTTGCGAAAGCTCGGTCAGCAGCTGGGTAGAGCGGGTATTACGCATGGATCGTCGTCCGGTTGGTAGTCAGGGCCAAAGTTTTCACAAGACCGTCGATCTCGACGCGAGTTCGTTTTTCGGTCACGGTAACCAGGAAGCAGTCGGCCAGTTCGGGGAACCAGGTTCCCAGGGCGACGCCGGCGAAGAAGCCTGCTTCGGACGCTTCGGCCAACACGGTGGCGACGTCATTTTGCGTATCGCGGACGACGAACTCTTTGAAGAACGGCGTGTCGAACGCCAACTCAAATCGCTCGTGCGAGGCGATCTGCTGGGCCGCGTAGTGCGACTTGCGGGCACACAACTCGCCCACTTCTTTCATTCCCTGCGGTCCCATCAGGGCCAGGTAGATCGAAGCGCGAAGGGCGAACAACCCTTGGTTGGTACAGATGTTGCTGGTCGCCTTTTCGCGGCGGATATGCTGTTCGCGCGTTTGCAGCGTCAGCACCCAGCAGCGCTTGCCGCGGCGATCGGTCGTTTCGCCGCAGATACGGCCCGGCATGCGGCGGACGAACTGCTCGCGGCAGGTCATGATGCCAAGATAGGGACCGCCATACTGCATCGGCGAACCAAGAGCATGTCCTTCGGCGACGGCGATATCGGCGCCCAGGTCGCCGGGACGCTTCAGCACTCCCAGGCTGAGCGGATCGAACGACTGAACCAACAGCGCGCCTTTGGCGTGGGCGATGTCAGCCAAGGCTTGCACTTGCTCGGGCGAGCCGAAGAAGTTGGGCGACTGGACCACGACGCAGGCGGTTTGGTCGTCGACCAGCGCTTCGACTTCGGCCGGATCGGCCGTGCCATTGGTGGTCGGCGCGACGACGATTTCCAGACCGAGCGGACCGAAGTAGGTCTCCAGGATCTGGCGATACTCGGGATGGATGCTGCCAAGGACGACGATCTTTTCATGGCGACGAACGGTGTTCATGCTCATGATCACCGCTTCGGCCAGGGCGCTGCCGCCGTCGTAGAGACTGGCGTTGGAGACGTCCATGCCGGTTAGTTCGCAGATCAGCGTCTGATACTCGAACATCGCCTGCAAGTTCCCCTGCGACACTTCCGGTTGGTAGGGAGTGTAGGAGGTGTAGAACTCGCCGCGGGACGCGATCGCATCGACCGCCGCGGGAATGAAGTGATCGTAGCTTCCGCCCCCTAAGAAACAGACCTTGTCACCCGGGCCTTGGCTTTTGGCGGCCAGGCTCGACAAGTGTTGCGTTAGTTCCAGTTCCCCCATCGCTGGCGGCAGGTCGAGAGGACGACCGAGACGCAGTGACGGCGGGATTTGCTCGAACAGCTCTTCGATCGAAGCCGCGCCGATCGAGGCGAGCATTTCTTGCTGCTCTTGGGGAGTGTTAAATAGGTAAGCCATGTTCTCTCGCGTTGGTCCATATTTGACGTTGCGTGATCGCTGACAAAGGAAAGAGACGCCTCGAGCGGCGCCGGCCGCAGCGTCAACTGACGGTGCGACGCTGGCGATCGCGACAGGAAGTGGACTAGCCTTCTTCCTGGCACTGCTTTTCGTAGGCGGGCTGGTCCAGCAAGTTGGCCAGGCCGCTGTCGTCCGTGATTTTGATCCTGGCGATCCATCCGCCAACGTAGGGGTCGTCGTTCAGCGATTCCAGTTTGTTCGGCAGCTCTTCGTTGACGGCGATCACTTCGCCGGTGACGGGAGCATACACGTCGCTGACCGCTTTGACCGATTCGATCTCACCAAAAGGCTGACCGGCGGTCGTTTGGGCGCCGACTTTCGGCAGTTCCAAGTAGACCAGGTCGGTCAGCGCTTCAATCGCGAAGGCGCTGATGCCGACGGTCGCCACTTTGCCGCCGTCTTGTTCTTCGACGAAGGCCCATTCATGCGTTTTCGCGTACAGCAGTTGGGAAGGGTCCACGTGGAGAGTCTCCTGAAAATTCTTTTTTTAGGTGCGAGGACGAGTGTAAAAGGGAAGCGGCGCGATCTCGGCCGTAATTCGTTTACCGCGAATATCGATTTCTACCGCGGTGCCGACGGTCGCCACGCTGGGGTCAACGTAACCCATCGCGATCGGCTTATTGAAAGTAGGTGAGAACGTACCGCTGGTCACTTCGCCCACTTGCTTGTCGCCGATATGAATCGTGCAGTGCTCGCGGGGGACCCGACGATCGCCGCAGGTCAAACCAACGCGAACGACGCTGGGCGCCATGTCGCGGGCCGCTTCGATCCGGTCTTTGCCAAAGAAGTCGTGGTCGTACGAGACCCCAAACGCCAGGCCGGCGGTCAGCGGATCGATCGATTCCGACAGTTCGTGGCCATACAGCGGCATCGCCGCTTCGAGCCGCAGCGTGTCGCGGGCGCCCAATCCGCACGGCAATCCACCAAGCGGTTTGGCGTTTTCCAGAATCTTGTCCCAGATGGCGGTCGCGGCGGCGGCCGGCACGGTCACTTCGACCCCGTCTTCGCCGGTATAGCCGGTCCGGCTGATCAGGGCGGACTCGCCGCAGAGGGTACCAAGGGCGCCCGAGTAGTATTTGAGCTCGCCGATCGCAACGTCGCACAGCGGCTGAACCGCTTCGATCGCTTTAGGACCTTGGACCGCGATCATGGCGGTTTCGAGCGTGTGATCGGTGAAGACGACCCCTTCGGCCGGCAGGTGCTTCTCGATCCAGGCGGCGATCTTCTCGCGATTGCCGGCGTTGACGACCAGCCAGAA includes:
- a CDS encoding FHA domain-containing protein, with the translated sequence MQVMLRVVRGPSAGKEFKIPVDSFVIGRGDGCHLKPKSDMISRRHCELRVADSKLVIEDFGSKNGTFVNNEQISGTIELKMGDELRVGPLEFLVLIDHSLGAAKRPRVNSVKEAATRVAEAGLNDSDVAGWLAEADEEDRMDRLANPEGRQFRIGETVSVDDFVEDEEQPTSADEAGANTKSGFMGLFAGKKKKEYGKLPHMDKDEAQNSRDAAQETLKKMFDRR
- a CDS encoding lipoate--protein ligase family protein translates to MAVDESLLESTADSQRPTLRFYQWSEPTLSLGYFQKYADRWSHAESRDAACVRRASGGGAILHDVELTYSYCVPTADPRSTSVTSLFDLFHQSLIVTLAELGVTAAICGKPQKHPEGDPFLCFERRSSVDVIVDGYKVCGSAQRRGRGAVLQHGSILLGRSTAAPQLPGIVELAGVRIAADELQNVWLPNLSQILQVNFEIGALTGGEIDLATETEKSRFASPDWTEKK
- the gcvPB gene encoding aminomethyl-transferring glycine dehydrogenase subunit GcvPB; its protein translation is MRNTRSTQLLTELSQPGRRAVVLPKCDVPETPLSELLPADALADNPPALPELAEPEVVRHYTNLSTLNMSVDTHYYPLGSCTMKYNPKRNERLASLPGIVDLHPYQPEDSLQGMLQLLFELQDFLTEISGLPAVSLQPAAGAHGEWTALMAAAAYFRSIGQESRKLVLSPDSSHGTNPASAQMAGFTAVTVRTVDGAVDMDDLRSKLNDQVAVFMITNPSTLGLFETQMAEIADAVHAAGGLIYLDGANMNAVLGISRPGDIGADMMHYNPHKTFSGPHGGGGPGAGPICVAEKLGPFLPSPIVVKAGDKYRLDYDRPNSIGRVRTFFGNVGVLVRAYCYILSYGPDGLKAVSENAVLNANYLLSKVKHFMPVPHGTRCMHEFVASAAKLKQEKGVTAMDVAKRLLDYGYHAPTVYFPLTVPEAMMIEPTETESKEMLDAFVETLFRITEESADLLHEAPHTTPISRPNEVAAARQPCLRAVCN
- the gcvPA gene encoding aminomethyl-transferring glycine dehydrogenase subunit GcvPA; this encodes MAYLFNTPQEQQEMLASIGAASIEELFEQIPPSLRLGRPLDLPPAMGELELTQHLSSLAAKSQGPGDKVCFLGGGSYDHFIPAAVDAIASRGEFYTSYTPYQPEVSQGNLQAMFEYQTLICELTGMDVSNASLYDGGSALAEAVIMSMNTVRRHEKIVVLGSIHPEYRQILETYFGPLGLEIVVAPTTNGTADPAEVEALVDDQTACVVVQSPNFFGSPEQVQALADIAHAKGALLVQSFDPLSLGVLKRPGDLGADIAVAEGHALGSPMQYGGPYLGIMTCREQFVRRMPGRICGETTDRRGKRCWVLTLQTREQHIRREKATSNICTNQGLFALRASIYLALMGPQGMKEVGELCARKSHYAAQQIASHERFELAFDTPFFKEFVVRDTQNDVATVLAEASEAGFFAGVALGTWFPELADCFLVTVTEKRTRVEIDGLVKTLALTTNRTTIHA
- the gcvH gene encoding glycine cleavage system protein GcvH is translated as MDPSQLLYAKTHEWAFVEEQDGGKVATVGISAFAIEALTDLVYLELPKVGAQTTAGQPFGEIESVKAVSDVYAPVTGEVIAVNEELPNKLESLNDDPYVGGWIARIKITDDSGLANLLDQPAYEKQCQEEG
- the gcvT gene encoding glycine cleavage system aminomethyltransferase GcvT, with product MTLAKTPLNDWHHAAGGRLVDFGGWEMPVQYSSIIDEHNATRTAAGLFDVSHMARFRFDGPGAGEFLDKLLTRKASVVPMGKIRYSLVCNEEGGILDDVLIYNLGEADQQYFWLVVNAGNREKIAAWIEKHLPAEGVVFTDHTLETAMIAVQGPKAIEAVQPLCDVAIGELKYYSGALGTLCGESALISRTGYTGEDGVEVTVPAAAATAIWDKILENAKPLGGLPCGLGARDTLRLEAAMPLYGHELSESIDPLTAGLAFGVSYDHDFFGKDRIEAARDMAPSVVRVGLTCGDRRVPREHCTIHIGDKQVGEVTSGTFSPTFNKPIAMGYVDPSVATVGTAVEIDIRGKRITAEIAPLPFYTRPRT